Within Aspergillus oryzae RIB40 DNA, chromosome 2, the genomic segment ATTCGTACACAAGTTTCTCAATCATTATTTTATAACATTTATTCTAGGTGAGTCAACACAGAAGAGTCTATTGTATGAGGCAGTTGTATGCACACACACACTACGTCATCCGCAAAATTCCCGGAAGCAAAAAAAATATCAGAAGAGGTGCCAGTGAATATTCGCTTTCTCTTGACACAAACAAGCTCCTTTGCTATGTTTATAGGCAAAATAAATGGTGCTCTTTAGTCGAGCTGGTACAAAACTCCAGTAGCCATAAAATTATTAGGCAGAGATGACTGGATAGCTTTCTCGGTCATTGGGAGCACCAACCGAAATCAACCCATCAAAAGCTATGAGTACGTGCTCCTCTGCCCAGTGAACCGTACCGCCTGAGTTATCAGGAACCTGGCCTTTAGTCTCTGGGCCTTAAAAGCATGTTAAATGAGTCATGGAACACTTGAAAGAACAATTCTGAAACAGTAAAAATCTGGGCTTATATACAAGATACATTTGATGTAATCGGTTATTTGGTCCTGATGtgcttgatcttcttcggtTCGTGAACGAAGTTGTTCGCATAAGCCTTAGGAACGAATCTGCGCTCATTTGGCTCCTGAACAAAATACTCATAGCCTTGCTTCTGCGCAAACATGATGGCATCCTCCTTGGACTTGAAGTTCAGATGAGTGCCCTGCATATTATCAGCAGACGATTGCCAACCCATCAGAGGGTTTTCCCAGCGGTGGCCCTTCTGCAACACATCCCAATCCATCCGCCagtggtgctggtgccaGGTACCGGATTGCGTGGCGGGCTTCGAGGGGCGGTAGATTCTGAATGGCATAATTAGCGTCTGAGATGGATTTTCGAAGATTGCATCCATACCTGACAGTACGAGCCTGGAGGTCGGTAGGAGCACCAGAAAGAACAGCAGCTGGAACGGTGTCACCGGGCTCGCTTCCATCCATGACACGCTTAGGCACAGGAGAGAATTTCCTACGTCTCTGTCAGCCAAGTCGCTCCGGGTGTTACATGGAGTCCCTTACGAGGTGCCGTGATCAATTGTGGCCTCGTAATCCGGCTGGTGGCGAGCCATTGCCTCAGCAGGGCCCTCCTGGCGAATTAATGAGCTGTCCTTGGGGGGTACCGCCGGGGCATCAGCAGGGCTGGTTTTCACGGAAGGGTCGCCTCGACCGGTGTTGGTGGACAAGAAACGAGCATTTATAGGCGCGGCAAGCCGACCAGCTCTGAAGCAGGCGAAG encodes:
- a CDS encoding ETC complex I subunit (predicted protein), with the translated sequence MSLFRAGNFACFRAGRLAAPINARFLSTNTGRGDPSVKTSPADAPAVPPKDSSLIRQEGPAEAMARHQPDYEATIDHGTSKFSPVPKRVMDGSEPGDTVPAAVLSGAPTDLQARTVRIYRPSKPATQSGTWHQHHWRMDWDVLQKGHRWENPLMGWQSSADNMQGTHLNFKSKEDAIMFAQKQGYEYFVQEPNERRFVPKAYANNFVHEPKKIKHIRTK